Below is a window of Carettochelys insculpta isolate YL-2023 chromosome 4, ASM3395843v1, whole genome shotgun sequence DNA.
GCTGGACGGCGAGGGGTGGGAGTGCTGGTAAATCCCTGTTCAAAGCCAGGCCCCAGGTGGGTGCAGGGCCATTCCCTCATGGGGCCTGCTCGTTCAGGGGCTCTTCCGGCAAGTGGGAATTGTGGGGTGGCCCCAGCACGCCTGGAACTAACGGTGGGAGCGGGGGGTGGTGGTGACGGGAGCCGGGCAACCAGTCCCCTCCTGCGTGCAGGCACCTCTTTGTGAGCAAAGCCTgtctccccaccactgccccccttGAAATCTGGCCCCACGTCTGTGTCATTGGTCCCGCAGGCCTGAGCCCCTCCAGCTGAGCACGAGGCCGCCAGTCCAGCACTGCCTGGCTGGGCACAGGCACTTGGAGAATAAAGAAATTGCCACATTGCGTTCTGGGGCTGTCGCCTCTCTCGTCCTGGGGCGAAGCAGGCCGGGGCCCAGGGAGTGGCTGTGTCCTGCAAGAGGTGCAACTCGCCGCAGCAGCTGTCGGGGAGCAGCGCGTCCCTCTGCTGGGACGGAACTGGTGCAAAGAGCCCAGTTCGGGCCACGGGGGAAGTGACCTTCCTTGCCGTGGCGGTTAGCCACTGAAACTGCCACCGCTCCACCCGGGGTCTGGCCTGGCATGCGTCGGCTGTGGCCCCCTTGGCGAGAAGCCAGAGTGCTGCTCTCGATCGTTAGCTGCTGGGATAGACACCCcgcacccacagctgctgcagggctcccggtgccctgccctggggccggggccggggccggggccggagccggagccggagctggagccggagccgtgggggctgggctctgtcctGCTGAAGAGCATCAGGCAGGGCTTGAAGCAAACAGCGTGTGtgagcacagctgctgctcagaCAGAAGCTGAGCAAAGGGacgcccccagcccaccccctctTCCTGGCTCCGGCCCTGCGTCCAGGGGCCTCGTTTCCCTCCTGcaggcagccccagagccagcgCATCTTTCACCCAACCCATCGCTGCAGCTCTGCGCCCGCTCAATGCaccagccctgccagctccctgctggggcgccaggcccccaccccaggggccctgcacTGGGATTTCCCTCATCTCTCCCTGGGGGctaccctgctccttccctgctctctggcccgggccctgctggggctgtccTTTAGCATCCTCCTGCGGCCCTTGGCCTTTGCGGCAGAGCGGGGGCTGGTGTGACGAGCCGGCGGGGGCAGAAGCTGGTGCAGTGTTCTCATGGCACGGCCTGGCTTGGCCCTCGGCCGCAGGTCTTGCatgtgctgtgggggtggggggttgccgGCCGTGCGCTCTTCCCTGAGCCGGGAAGGTCGAGGGgggccaccccctgctgcagcgTTGCTTTTCACCTGCTGGGCAATCCAGCCGGCTGCGAGAGAGTCGGGCGCCACCCATCCGAAGGGCACAGCGCCCcggccggcagcctgtgttctacagctggagcatggagcaaAACGTATCCCACCATGGACGGGAGGGGTTCGAGGAGCCCGGCAGGACCCTGTGCTGCGGacagcagctggcagagggaggcgggAGCAGTGACTAGGGCCCTGGGCTCAGAGCCGGGTGAGCAGTGTTCAGCCACCTGCCTGTGGGGCCGTGGCCAAGCCTGTGCCAATGCAGCCTGGCCCGAGCCTGCAGTCGCCCTGTGTGTTCCCAGGCTCTGGCGCTTCCCCGGGAGAGGGGGAGCCTGCCCCGCTGCCCCTGAGCCTGCTGCTCTagcccctggggagggccaggctctcTACACCCCACACAGGCATGCAGAGGGGGCGTGTCACCGCACCAGGACTTTGGCCTGATTTTTCAACACACAGCATGCCTGGCGCTGGCACCGGCTGGCCGTGACGGTCGTTAGCTGTTGTGGGCTGGCCCTGAGGGTGGTTAGCAGTGACGGTCGTTAGCTGTTGCGGGCTGGCCCTGAGGGTGGTTAGCAGCGACAAGTTTACAGATCCTATGCCTCGTGCTGACACGTAAGTGCCGCCTTTCTTTACTTTGGTGTCGACTGAGGGGGTGACCATGCGGCTGGCAGCCAAGGGCTGGGGGACTGGGCTCCGTTCTCATAAGCTGGCAGTGCGTACGGGAGGTGGAATGGGGCACGGGGACAGTGCAGCCTCGCCAGGGGAGCATGAGGGTGGCTGAGTAACGCTGCGGTGGCTGGCCTGGACTGGGGCCTCGCCTCGGCTCGGCGCAGAGGCAAGAGGGCTGTGGCCTGGCCCCCAGACTGCCCTGGCACAGCCTGTATCTTCTCTGCCATTGCCAGGGATTTGTCAGCCCCCTGCACAGAGCCCATGAACGGTGGGCGTAAGCGGCAAGGGGAGACagtgccccccccgcccaggtCTTACCGCTTGGACCTCACTCCTCTTCCCAGCCCTAGTCAGACccttcctgcaggctcccaccGCAGGGTGCTGCAGACTGGCAACTCTTCTATCTTAAAGGTGAAAAGCCTCCCAGGCCCGAGAGCACAACAATGAGCCTGGGGAAGAGCCACTGAGTGGTAGCAGAACTATGTAACAGGCCAGCCCTGAATTTACAGAGAACAGTTCTGCATTACCATGTCCTGGGGGCcacactcaatgacctcctgaggtcccttccagcctaggGTTCTATGAGTCTATATCTACCGGGCCTTAGCTTGAAATTTGCTTTAGATACGTCATcagtttgttgctgaagattataaaatcatatctccagtaaaaacagcaagaagtcctggggcaccttatgaACTAACAAGATATTGTGGatgtctgttagtccataaggtgccccaggacttcttgttggtttgtacatacagactaacaaggctgcccctctgatacttgtctctagTAAACTGCGCAGTCAGAGTATTCAGCTTTACGGCTGAAGACACAAGCATTTACAGCTGTAGGCTTCTAATAAagtcttcaaaaggaccccccttaTCTAAAGTACACATTTTAATCACTGTAGTACAAAAATCGgaggggaagccgtgttagtctggatctgtaacagcaacgaagggtccggtggcaccttatagactaacagaaaagttttgagcatgagctttcgtgagcacagactctgatgcatctgaagaagtgagtctgtgctcacgaaagctcatgctgtagaacaaaaacttgcttccaaagtggTCCTGTTCTCTTCCTCCCTATCCTCTCTTCTTTCCCATGTTGAAGAGAGCCCTAAAGGGATGGCATTCCTTTTCTTTCACAGAGCCGggcaaatgagtttcccttttttATTTCTGACTGTTTGATACACTAGTTTTAAGAAAGTGCTCCACCACCATCAGGGCCTCACCAAGACCGAAAATCTTCTGGAACgtatttttaacataaacaaTATAGTGAAATTTTGTAAACCTATCCtatgaacataacataagaacataagaatggccatactgggtcagaccaaaggtccatcaagcccagcatcccatctgccgacggtggccaatgccaggtgccccagagaaggagaacagaagacaatgatcaagtgatttatctcctgccatccatctcctgcccttgttctgaaggctagggcaccatactttatccctggctaatagccatttatggacctaacctgcaaaaatttatcaagctcttttttaaaccctaatagagtcctagccttcacagcctcctcgggcaaggagttccacaggttgactgtgcgctgtgtgaagaaaaatttccttttattatttattattttatgaaAATCACAAAATCACTCTGCTTAATTTAAATGCTTATCTGTGTTTCAGTGAGTTACTTATACAGTAACCTGGAATAATTACTTTATGAAGGGCTACGTgaatgtttaaaatataaaagcaGCTTAGAAATACCGAAGAAAAAGTAAAACAGAGACAAGCTGCATCATGGCTTCTGTAATATTCTGCGTTGGCCTCAGTGGGACAGCTGACTTATCGTACCACAGTGTGTGCAAACAAATCTCTGAAAACTGCAGGGTATAGCAAAGAACTTGGGCCTAAAATTCTTTTATTTCCAAATGTTTTAGGTAATGGGCTCAATGCCTGCACTCTCTACCACTACATGGTACCTGACCTTACCCCAGGCACCTCCAGAGTTACGCTTACTCGGTTTTCTTAAATTCCACTCCAGGGTTAACCGAAGGGCTCCAGCTgtttcacacacacattcattccTGCCCTTTGGCACTCACACTTAGGTGGGCAAAGGGTtgcagagggaggagagagagccaaGGTGTGGGAGACCTGACCCAGAGtgtctgcagctggagctgatCAGGAAGAGCCCTTCTGCTGGGTGCTCTCTCCATTTATTGGAACTGGCCTGCTCCTGGCACGCAGGCAGGGACCTTCCTCTGCCTTGGTCGCAGAAGAGCACACCCACACCTCTTGGGGTCCTGCATTTGCTTAGAGCAGCAGGTCTCCCTGATTGCTGTGATGACTCATCACCTCCTGGCTCCTCACCCAggccctcccagcctccagtcACGCTCACTCGCCTGGCAGCACACAGCTCTCCCCCATCCATCACTGGCAGGGCGGCACTCCCAGGCAGTGCCTGAAAGTTACAGAGATAAGTGCAAAAGAGAGAAGCGCCCCAGCCCCCAGTATAACCACGCCAGGCGCAGGCGCTCCAGAGATCTGCCTGCCAGCCCTTCAGATCAGCGCTAACACCACCACTCAGAGCCcggctgccctctcccagcaagCGTTCATAGCCACGCGGTCTCCAGATCCTGGGTGGGGACCTGGCAGTGtaaggcagcatttcccaaactttaCAGCGGTGGGACCCAgattttttcagtacctttttagCAGCCCAAAAATACCAAcacctagttaaaaaaaaagaggaatgaCCAAATTGTCTCTCTCTATTATTTGCACACAGCAGTAATAGCACATAGTGATATTTGGGCTCTTTTCTAAGGcctggtatttttttccaagggcTGGTACGGGGCCGCGCCCCACAGCTGCTGTAAGGTATTGCCAGGGCATTCACGTGGAACTAGAACAACCAAGAGGGTCTTTGAAAGCTCATACGCCAAAAACTCTGTTAGCCTCTAGGGTGCCCCTATGGGTTTGGCTGCCCCTCTGACGCGTGGAAACGCTCTGGCACAGGCTTGACGTGACACCTTGGGCAGGTCCAGGCTTCCCGCCCTGGCGTGCAGGGAGAACAAGCGCCGTTTCCTTTGGGAAGAAGTGGTGGCCAAGTGTGGCCTGAGTATGGATGAGCAGAGAGAGGAAGACAGTGGAGCCTGAGCGGGGCCATCGGCTGGAGAGCTTGTCCCCCGCCCCCGAGCCACAGCTTCGCCCACTGCCCATGGGTCTGGAACGGGGGGCCAGTTCCTTGCTCTTTGCATCAAGTGAGTGCGCATCTCTCTGCACCAGCGCCCCGCGTGTGGGAGCAGGGAGGCCTGCGGCTCCAGCTTGCTCCAGGCAAAGGGCTCGGCTCCCCCTGCCACGGGCATGGTTCTGGGGGCGTGGGGCTGCAGCACCGGGGCTCCCATTGTGCAGCCTCCGCCCTGCAGagaaggcagcaggagggggagggaggggcctggcctggcccgctGGCCGCTGCTGCCTCTCAGACGGGAGGCGGCCTCCCAGTGCTTGTCTTGCAGCCAGGCTGCGCTCAGCCCCTCCGGGCAGGTTCGCCTCTCGGCCACGCACCCCGGTGAGCCGGTCCGGCGGGGGTAGGGCGGCCTTCAGACCCGGCCCCGGGGGCGAAGGCGCATGGTGGAGCGGGCGCCCCGTCCCAGCGCGTGCTGCTGTCGAGCTGGGGCCTCTCGAGGGCTTGTCCGGGTGAGCCTGGGGGCCTGGAGTGACGCGAGATtcctccggcccggcccggccccggccccggccccggccccggcaggaGCCCAAGGCGCGCTGGTTGGGcgcctcccctcctctgcccgggcggAGCGGGTCTGGCGCGGACTCCTGGCCTGCCCCTGCGCTGCGCGCCCCACGCTGGGCGCTGCCCAGGCCCTCGCCGTCGGCAGGACGTTTCTTCCACGGGCTGCTCTGGGCCTCGGGGCTCGGACCCACTCGCCGACGCGGGTGTCCGGCAGGCGCGGCCCGGCCGTTGTCTGTGTTGCTGCCAGGTGGGCGCAGAGCGGGGTGGGTTGTGCTGTGACTGTAACGAAGCGAGGATCGAGCCGTGGTAGTCCTGTatggcggggggctggggtgctggccGGGGGCGCTGGGGTGCTGGCCGGCCGGGGAGGGGGTGTGctctggtgctggctgggggtgccgtGGTGCTGGCCGGGGAAGGGGTGTGCCGTGGTGCTGGCCAGGGGTGCCGTGGTGCTGGCCGGGGAAGGGGTGCTGTAGTGGTGGCCGGGGAAGGGGGGTGCCGTGGTGCTGGCCGGCCGGGAGCAGGCGCCCACCCTTTGCCCAGCCATTCTCTGCACACTCAACCCACAGGGTCGGGGGAAGTCCCCAGCGTCACTCACACAGGTGAGAGGCTgcgtcggggggggggcagggggggctccATGTGGGTGGGCATCTGCTGCTCCTGGAGCTTCCCCCTGGGGGTCGTTGTCCCCCGAATGGGCctagggggctgcagccccaccatccCCCAGCAGCCCGGTGCCGACTGGAgtcagcaggggttgggggccagtggaaatCTGCAGCAAGCGccagggctccctcctccccaggccccccatgAGCACCTTAGCCCAGGGGGGCTGTTGCTCGGGGGAGGTtcgggcagggggcagaggggaagaagcTGCGCGGCTCCTGGCGGGTGGTACGACCCTCAGCCCAGGCAGCGGATTTGGGCCCAGGCGCGTGCAGGGGGCATTGCAGCCAGTCATGCCTGAAACAAATCCCTGTGGGCCAGGCCCGGGGCACGGaggccctggctgtgcagctggcagTGCCAGACAGGACGGGCCCTGTTGTGTCTGGTTCGAGGCCCCAGCACTAGGGCTCCCAGCCCGTCGTTCCTCTTGCTGGGCCCGTGGGCCGGCCCCCTCCCATCCCGTCCCACAGCTGTGGCCCCCGCCCTGCACTGAGCGGGGACAGCAGCGGGGGGGCCGGTGAGGCTGCAGAGCTTCCCGTGGgttggccccagctgtggggattgTGCTGTGTGCCTAGCCCGGCTAGAgagcagctctcctcccccagggtGCAGCAAGCATCTTCTGTGCTCCCCGGGCTCCAGGGACGCTCCCAACGCTCCCACGAGGTGCGGCCGGCTTCCTGGCTGTGTGCCCCCGCTGGGGAGGTGGCGCTGCCCAGGGAATGGGGTGCCCACGGGGCcgctgcagccacagctgctgtgcctggagatcggggggtggggtgggacaagTGTCTTCACCGCCCACGCCGGAGCTTGGCCCTACAGtctggggatggggctgctgggagccatggccagcCTGTCGCCGCCTAGGGCTGGCGTTGAAAGGGTCCGCGCCCGCCCAGCagagccccctcccgccccagcccctctttGTCCTGAGCCCCTGGCCCAGGTGGGGCGGGACCCAGCTTGTCCCCGGGGTTCCTTCCCAAGGCTCCTCTCCCCGGGCAGGGCTGCTCCGAGCGGGCCAAGGGCCCAGCACCCGGCACGGTGCCAGAGACACTGTTCTCACGCCTCTCCCCGGCCTGACTCCCTCGAGCTTCAGCTTCTGCCACCGGCTCACCCTAGGCCTTCTCTGCTAACGTGCGGGCTGGACTCTGGGGAGAGCTGGCAAATCAGCTGGCAGCGAGGGGCAGGGCCGACCCCTCCTCCCCCGgctggcagtgaggggcagggcCGACCTCCCCAGCTGGCAGCGAGTAGCAGGGCCGACCCCCCTTGGCTGGCAGCGAGGGCCAGGGCTTGGCTTTACAGGCCTAGTGAGATGAGCCGTGGCCCCTGCTGGCATGTGGGTGGCCGGGGTGGTGCAAGGGAAGGACAGCTGTGGGGCTGAGCCGTGGGCCTTGGCGGGAGGGGACCCGGGTTCCCGGTGGACACAGGGCCCGCAGCCCAGGTGCCCGAGGGGCGGAGCCTTGCCCCGGCGCTGTCTGTGGGCCGACGGCCCCAGCTTCCATGGGACCCTCCTCCCCcggccggaggtgggtggggagaggtgagAAGGtgacggggctggggctggggctgggcctgggcccgCCGGGGGAAGCAGGCGGGCGGGCGCGTAGGCGGGGCAGCACCCTTGACGCACCCTCTGTCCTAGGTGCTGGGGCCGCGGTTGCCATGGCCCCCTGCTGCGTCCGGCGGTACGAGGACAGCGACTATGAGGCGGTGTGCGCCCTCTTCACCCGCGGGATGATGGAGCACGTGCCGGCCGCTTACTGGCACATGCTGCGCTCTGCCTcgctgtggctgctctgcctgGGCCTCTTCCTGGCCGTCCTGCTGGGCACCGGCTCCCTGCTGGCCGCCCTggggaccctgctgctgctgctcaccggGGTCTGGTTCTACATGCGGGCGCTCTGGCTCGATTACGTGCACGAGTCCCTGCGCCAGGACATGCTGGACATCCGGAGAACCTACCTGGGGGCCGCCGACACCTGCATGTGGGTGGCGGAGGCCGCCGGGGCCGTGCTGGGCATGGTGGGGGTCATGGTGCCGGAGGACCCCTCGGAACAGGGGTGGGCGCTGGAGCTGAGACGCATGTCGGTGGGGAGGGAGCACCGGGGCCAGGGCGTGGCCAGGATGCTCTGCCGGACAGTCGTGCGCTTCGCCCAGGAGCGTGGCTACGGCGCCGTGGTGCTGAGCACCTCCGTGGTGCAGGTGTCAGCCCAGCGGCTGTACGAGAGCGAGGGCTTCCGCAGGGTCAGCAAGGCCTTCCCCTCCCGCCTGGCCAAGCTCCTGGGGTTCTACATCATTCACTACCAATACGAGATCCCGGGGGGGCGCTGATGGCCGGTCCCTGGGGGGCTGGAGCTCCCtacacctcccccccgccctgccctgcagccaggcactccGCCGGCATTCGGGCATGCCCTGCCCGTGGCCGCATAGCTCGTACTTTCCACCGCTCGGCCCCTTTCACTGAGACATGCAGAGAGTGGGCACGACGGGGATCATTCCGCCCTGCCAGGGGCTCGTCCTACCCACAGCCCCCGCATCCTGCACCCCAGGAGCACCTCAGCCCTGCTTCCTCCAGGAACCCCTCAAGGACCCAGCGACCCTGGCACGGAGCCCTCCAGGAAGGGGCATTCGAAATTTCACCCCCTCGACTGACTGCTGGCAAAGAgcgtggggtccccaggcccagccccaggcagaggtGGCTCACCCagaagggagaacaggagggCGATCAGGCgccagggacccagtgcagaACAGCCTTGTCAGCGCAGACCCCAGCAGCCATCAGTGCAACTCCCCCGGCCGGCAGCGaggagcagggctgtgccccCCGGCCGGCAGCGaggagcagggctgtgccccCCGGCCGGCAGCGaggagcagggctgtgccccccggctggcagcagggagcagggctgtgccccccagccagcagcagggagctgggccgcCCCCTGACCCAGATGACAGCGAGGAGCATGGCCGACCCCCCCCCGGGGTCATCCTCTTTTGGGGGGAAGAAGTGGAACTGGGGCGCCTGGTTGCCTGCTGAATTTTCGAACGAACATGTGACCCGTTGCGGCAGCCCCTGTCCTCGGTTTGCACCGAGTCtggtgccaggtgggccaagggAGGCGTCCACGGGACACTGGTGAGTCGCTGGGCCTGTTTGTGCTGCTCAGGTGCCGTCTCGTTTGTGTGTCTGGAGCTGTGCGTGGTGGctctgggcttctggctgcgAGGTCAGTCTCTGGGAGGCACACCCGGCAGCGGCCGCGTGCACCCACTGTGAAAGGTCCCGAGGCCGCTGATGCTGGACTGGGCAGCGAAAGGGCCTTACAGATTCCAGTACACGCTGGGGAGTTCGGCTGGGAACGTGTCGCTGACCGGAGGGGCGTGGACCAGTGACCGGCTCCGTCTCGGCTGTGCTTCCACGCAGGCGAGCAATGGAGTTCCCCCCACGGGGGCCCTGCAGTTCCTCAGGCTTTGTGGAGCGTTGCTCAGCAGCGAGCCCGGAAGGATGGCCGACCCGGCCGGACAAAGGCCGCCCGCCCGAGCCCTTGAAGATAGCAGCTTGTTCCgcctgctgcagctggcaccGAGCCCTGTGTGACTGGGGTGTGGCAACTGTGTTCCTTAAGCTGTGGGCTTAGTGCCCCTACTGCGATGGCTTTAACAATTCCTACGCGCCctgttctttccttctttgtgTCACTAACCCTGCAGCTGTGAGAGGCGAAAGGCCGGGCCCAGCGCCCTGCTTGGGGTAAGATCTGAGGCACACATtgccctgggctgtggctggtccCTGGGGACTGGGCGACCCTGTTTGGAGTTGGTGCGCTCGGTTTCATCACCTCTCGCTGTGCAGAGGGTCTGGGCTGCAGCCGCAGGGCGCTGGGGGTCGGAGGGAGTTGCTGGTGCGGCTTCCTGCTGGCCAGGGGAGCGACAGACGTGCTCGGTGGGCTGGGTCTGGTGCCTGCCAATGgagcccccagcctgggcagcccatggccctggttTAAGCAGTTGCCCTGGTTTGGGCTCTCTGCTGCACCGGGAAGAACCTCCCATATTACAATAGGTTACAAAGGGCGGGGAGGGCCATTGAGTAGCTGAGATGTCATCTGACCACTACGCATTGCTGTGCCTAGAGAAACCGAGGCACCCACCACCCATTAGTACAGGACATGCAACCTAACGCGGGAGCTAAAACTCGCCCACACCCCACGTCGTCACACCAGGTCCCCATCTCCTGCCTGTCAGCCCAGACCCCTCTGGCCCCTGCATCCAAGTGTCCCAGACCCCAGCAGGCAGAGGCTGAGGGGTCCCCAGGCTGGCACCCACTGTGCGGGCAAGCTGTTCCCATTGCTCGGGGAGCCTGTCCCTCCCACTGGCCGTGGTGCTGCGACAGGGTGAGTGCAGCGCCGAGTCCCCTCAGAGAGCCCATTTGGTGCCTTCCCCACACCAGAGCAGGAAGGAGCCAGCtgcacgccccagccccagcccgagcAGTGGGGGCCCAGCCGGGGAGACTGCCAGGCCCcgttgcccagctctgcccctgccccttctgccagccCCTGTCCAGAGCAAGCGGCCctttgctggcagcagggctggtgcaTGGGGTGCCCGGGTGCCCGGCTGGCCTGTGCGTGCAGGTTTCGCCAGCCGCCAgccgtgtggggggggggctcatgAGCGGCAGGCCCCGCAACAGGCCAGCACGGGCACACTCCGCCTCGCTGCAGCACAcgggctggctgggctggtgtgaGCAGCACCAAGCCCCCGGCAGCGCCCAGCCCctcggagcggagcggagcggagcggcctgagccgagccgagccggtgCCACGAAGCCACGTGGCTGCAGCGACTCAGGCCCACCggctgggggagttggggggcatCAGATGAGCTGGGCTTGCGGGTCACCCAGTGCAGCAGGACCCCAATGGGCTCCTatgccagtgcccccccccccacagcgcaGGGGTGCTCCAAGCCAGGGCCTCCGCGGTGCCGATGACagggtccgtggctgggtggggccaCCAAGGAGTGGGGGAACCCTGAGCAGCCAGGCCACATGCCCAGCCATTCCCGGGGCAGCCTGCCCAGGAGCCGGGCCACACACCAGCCattcccagggcagcctgcccAGGAGCCGGGCCACACACCAGCCATTCTCAGGGCAGCCTGCCCAGGAGCCGGGCCACACACCAGCCATTCCCGGGGCAGCCTGCCCAGGAGCCGGGCCACACACCAGCCattcccagggcagcctggccaggATCCAGGCCACATGCGCAGCCATTCCCAGGCCAGccggggagcagggctgctgcgggctgagggggtgggggtctgagtTTTAGCCACACCCCACAGATGGGTGATGAAGTGGTTGGGGCTTTAGTGTAGCACTGCTGCTATTCCCTGCTCCGCCacagcctgcctggggccctggggcagtcaCTTAACCTAGCTGCACCTCAGGCCACCCACGccactccacccccccgccccagcccagctgagtGCGAGAACAGCGCCGTTAAAGGTGGTTGGTGCCCAGACACCTGGGTGATGGGCCCCAGCTGGCACTCTTGGAGCAactgggccagccccagctcttgggaggggggcaggataCAGGCCCTGCCAGTCTGCCCACCCCGCACAGGGCTACACCAGGCCAGTCAAAGGGCAGCTGGGTTCAAATAGCCCAACGCCCCCCCGTGGCACTAGCCGAAGGGGCTGGAGCGCGCTGTGGCCCGGGGGGAGGATAAGGAAAGGAACAGCAGGCACCAGCTGCAGGCGCTCAGCACTGGGCTGCTCCAACACGAGGGCACCATTGCCCAGcgctggtggggtgggtggggtgcctGCTGGGCCGGCCACACcactgggctgcaggggtccaACCTCCCCAGGCACCTCTTAGTGCCCCcgtggggccagctgctgccttCGTAACCCCAGCCCATTGCGCCCCTCCTAGTCACCCAGGTACCAGGGGgccagtgcagggtggggaggggggctgctctGGGCGGAAGTTTGGGGGCACACGGATGAGTCTGGGCAGAGATAGCCCAGCCCTTGTCCAACCCATAACTCAGGGGCCCGGCCTTAGCAAAGCTGGGCTGGTAGCGGCTGTGGGTCAGAGTTTGGGGGCAAGCTATGAgggtgggagcccagggctgtggAGGCAGCGGATGAGTTGTGGGGGGCTGAGAGCCCAGGgcggtggggccagggatgagctGTGGGGTTAGAGCCCAGTGCAATGGCATTATggtctttgatttttttccttttgtatttcCAGCATTTAGGGGCCCCACTGTTTTTTCAAGCAGaattcctgcttctaatgtactttaaaaacattttgctgttaCTTGTTGAGTGTGTGGCTAGCTGGGCCTCAAAATCTTTGTTTTTCTTATTACACTTGTGCACTTCAGCTGGCAGCGTTTATGCTCtttcctatttacctcactaggctTGAACTTCCGCTTTtttaaagatgcctttttatcacTTGCTGCTGCTTTTCTACAGTCGTTAAGCCACCGCGACTCTTttcaggtctcttactgtgtttatTGTAATTTGGGGTGTACATTTCAGTTGGGGCTCTATTATGGTGGCCTTCAACAGCGTCcatcagcttgcagggattttacgcTAGTCCCTGTACCTCTTAATTTGTTAACTCACCTCCTCAATTCCtcaattcccctttttgaaattaaacgcCAGCGTG
It encodes the following:
- the LOC142012290 gene encoding N-acetyltransferase 8B-like, encoding MAPCCVRRYEDSDYEAVCALFTRGMMEHVPAAYWHMLRSASLWLLCLGLFLAVLLGTGSLLAALGTLLLLLTGVWFYMRALWLDYVHESLRQDMLDIRRTYLGAADTCMWVAEAAGAVLGMVGVMVPEDPSEQGWALELRRMSVGREHRGQGVARMLCRTVVRFAQERGYGAVVLSTSVVQVSAQRLYESEGFRRVSKAFPSRLAKLLGFYIIHYQYEIPGGR